The sequence below is a genomic window from Bosea sp. F3-2.
GCCTCGACGACGGGCTCGTCCTGCAGATCCACCCTGGCTCCTGGCGCAACCACAACGCTGCGCTCTTCGAGCATTTCGGCCGCGACATGGGCTGCGATATCCCGACCGCGACAAACTATGTCGAAGCGCTGAAGCCGCTGCTCGACGCCGTCGGCAACGAGCGGAACCTGACCGTTATCGCCTTCACCCTCGACGAAACGGTCTATTCGCGCGAGCTTGCGCCGCTCGCCGGCCATTACCCGGCGCTGAAGCTCGGGCCGGGCTGGTGGTTCCTCGACGCGCCGGAAGCGATGCTGCGCTTCCGCGAGCTGACGACCGAGACAGCCGGCTTCTACAACACCGTCGGCTTCAACGACGACACCCGCGCCTATCTCTCGATCCCCGCCCGGCACGATGTCGCCCGCCGCGTCGACTGCGCCTATCTCGCCAAGCTCGTCGCCGAGCACCGGCTGGAGGAGGACGAAGCCGCCGAGGTCGCCTACGATCTCGCCTACCGCCTCGCCAAGGAGGCCTACAAGCTGTGACCCGTCTCTCCGCTTCCAGCCTCGCCGGCCTGCCGGCCTCGGTCCGCCGCCCGGCCTATGACCGCGCGCGGCTCACGCCCGGCATCGTCCATCTCGGGCTCGGCGCCTTCGCCCGCGCCCATCTCGCCGAGTACACCGAGGACGCGCTGGAGAAGCGCTTCGGGGCCTGGGGCATCGTCGGCGCCAGCCTGCAGCGCCCCGACCAGCGCGACCGCCTGAAGCCGCAGGACGGGCTCTACACCCTGCTGAAGCGCGCGCCGGCCGGGCCGGAGCTGCGCATCATCGGCTCGGTGCTCGACGTGCTCGTCGCTCCCGAGAGTCCCTCCGCGCTCGTCGTACGGCTGGCCGCGCCCGAAACCCGCATCGTCTCGCTGACGGTGACGGAGAAGGGCTATTGCCACGACCCGGCGACAGGCCGCCTCAAGGCCGATCATCCCGATATCGTCCACGACCTCGCCAATCCCCACGCACCGCGCTCGGCCGTCGGCATCCTCGTCGCCGGCCTGAAGGCGCGCCGCGATGCGGGGCTGGGACCCTTCACCGCGCTCTGCTGCGACAACCTCCCCTCCAACGGCCATGTGCTGCGTGGCCTCGTCCGTGACTTCGCAGCGCTGCTCGATGACGGGCTCGCCGCCTGGATCGAAGCGAACGGCGCCTTCCCCGCGACCATGGTCGACCGCATCGTGCCGGCCACGACCGACGCGGATATCGCCGAGGTTGCCGGGCTGATCGGCGTCGAGGATGCCGCCCCGGTGATCGGCGAGCCCTTCCGGCAATGGGCGATCGAAGATGTCTTCGCTGCCGGCAGGCCGGATTGGCATGAAGTCGGCGCCCAGATGGTCTCCGAGGTCGCTCCCTTCGAGTTCATGAAGCTCAGGATGCTCAACGGCGCGCATTCCTCGCTCGCCTATCTCGGCTATCTCGCCGGCCACGAGACCGTCGCCGAGGCCAGCGGTGATCCGGTCCTCGCGCGCTTCCTCGAAGGTCTCTGGGCCGAGATCATACCGACCGTGCCGGCACCGCAGGGCGTCGTGCTGGCGGATTACGCCAAGGCGCTGCTCGCCCGTTTCCAGAATCCGGCGATCCGCCACCGCACCTGGCAGATTGCCATGGATGGCTCGCAGAAGCTGCCACAGCGCCTGCTCGGCACCATCCGCGAGCGTCTGAAGGCCGGCGCGCCGATCGACCATCTCGCCTTGGGCGTCGCGGCCTGGATGCGCTACGTCACCGGCACCGACGAGAAAGGCGGCGCCATCGACGTCCGCGACCCGCTGGCGGCCGAACTCAAGCGCCGCACCGAGGCGCCCGGGCGTGACGCCAAGGCGCTGGTCGAGGCGCTCGTCGGCATCGAGGCGATCTTCGGCAGCGACCTGCCGGGCGACCAGCGGTTCACGAAGCCGGTTGGCGCGCATCTCGCCGCGCTGTTCGACAAGGGCGCGAAGGCGACGGCGGCGAACCTCGGCTGACACAGCTCCGTCATTCTCGGGCGAAGCAAAGCTTCGACCCGAGAATCTCCTGCCACAAAAAGGAGCTGGTCGAGGAGATGCTCGGGTCAAGCCCGAGCATGACGGCGGATTTCCACCCTTGATCCCGCCCCCCATCCAGCGCCAGATGCGCGCGATGCTTCGCGCGCTCACCCTTGCCGTCTCGATCCTGCTGGCCGCGACCGCCGTGGCGCAGGAGCTGCCGCGCATCGCCATCCCCAATCTCTGGGACCCGCGCATCCGGCTCGACCGCCCGGAGCCCGGCCCGCCACGCGTCGTGCGCTTCCTCACCGATGACGATTATCCGCCGTTCCATTTCGCCGGGCCGGACGGGGCGCTAACCGGCTTCTCGGTCGAGCTTGCGCGTGCCGTCTGCGACAGGCTGGGCTGGACCTGCACGATCCAGCCACGCCGCTTCGACACCTTGCCCGACTCGCTCGCCGAAGGCCGCGGCGACGTGCTCGCCGCGGCGATGAACCTGACGCCGGCGCTGCGGCAGCGCTTCGCCGCGAGCCATCTCTATTTCCGCGCTCCGGCCCGTTTCGCCACGACGCGCGGCAATGCCCGCCCGACGCTCGACAGCGCCGCCCTGCAGGGCCGCCGCGTCGCCGTGGTCGCCAACTCCGCGCATCAGGCTTTTCTTGAGCGGCTGATGCCCTTCGTGCAGCGGCGCGAGAGCAGCGATCTCGGCTCGGCCATCGCCGCGCTACGCAGCGGCGAGGCCGAATATGTCTTCGCCGACGGCGTGGCGCTGTCGCTGTCGCTCGCCGGCAGCGGCGGCGAATTCGCCTTCTCCGGCGGGCCTTATCTGGAAAGCCGCTATTTCGGCGAGGGCGTCGCCTTCCTGCTGCGCAAGGACGATCCCACCCTGAAGCGCGCCATCGACTACGCGCTGCAGGGCCTGTGGGACGACGGGACCTATGCCCGCCTCTATCTGCGCTTCTTCCCGGTCAGCCCGTATTGAGCCCGGCACCTCACCGTCATTCCGGGGCATTGCGAAGCAATGAGCCCGGAATCCATAACCACGCCATTCCAGAATCGTCATGGTCGGGCTTGTCCCGACCATCCACGTTTTCCTTCACAAAATGCGGAGTTCAAGACGTGGATGCTCGCCACAAGGGCGAGCATGACGGGGAAGATCGTGTTCATGGATTCCGGGCTCGGGCCGTTGGCCCGCCCCGGAATGACGGCGTGGTTCCGCCTCAAGGCGCGTTGCTGGCCAGCGCCTGTTTCGCCACCGCGGCGAGCCAGCCCGAAGTCGCCGGCAGGATCGCGTCGTTGAAGTCGTAGCGGTCGTTGTGGAGCTCGCCGCCATCCACGGCCGGGCCGTTGCCGATCCAGACATAGGCGCCGGGCCTGTCTTGCAGGAAATAGCAGAAGTCCTCGGAGGTCGTGCTGGCGGGGATGTCGCGACGCACCTCCAGCCCGGCAGCCTTGCCCGCATTCGCCGCCATGTCCTCCTCGGCCGGCGTGTTGACCGTCGCCAGTCCACCCAGCGAGAAATCGACATCCGCCGTCATCTCGAAGGTCGCGGCGATGTTGTTGGCGATGTCGCGGATACGCTGCACGACACGCTGGCGCACCGGCACCGTGAAGACGCGGTAGGTGCCCTCGATCCAGACGCTGGTCGGGATCTGGTTCGAGGCGAGACCGCCATGGATCTGGCCGATCGTGACGACGGCGTTCTCCATCGGACTGACATTGCGCGAGACGATCGTCTGCAGCGCCACGATCAGATGGCCCATCGCGGTGATCGGGTCATGCGTCAGCTCGGGCTTGGCGGCGTGCCCGGCGGTGCCGGACAGGGTGATCTTGAACTTGCCGGGCTCGGCCATCACCGGGCCGCGATGCACGGCGACGGTGCCGGCCTCGAGCCCCGGCCAGTTGTGCAGGCCGAAGACGCGTTCCATCGGGAAGCGCTCGAACACACCGTCCTGGATCATCGCCTTGGCGCCGCCGAAACCTTCCTCGGCCGGCTGGAACAGGAACTGCACCGTGCCGCTCCAGCTCTCGTCGCTTTTCAGAAGCGCCGCCGCGCCGAGCAGCGAGACGGTGTGGCCGTCATGGCCGCAGGCATGCATGACGTTGGTCTTGCCGGATTTATACGGCAGGTCGTTGACCTCCTGTATGGGTAGCGCATCCATGTCGGCGCGCAGGCCCACCGAACGCTCCGAGGAGCCGCGCGTCAGCGTCGCGACGACGCCGTGGCCGCCGACATCGGCGGTGAAGGGAATGCCGAGCTCCTTCAGCTTCTCCTGCACGAAGGCGCTGGTCTCAGCCTCCTGCAACGACAATTCGGGATTGGCGTGGAGATGTCGTCGCCACGCTGTCAGCTTGTCGAGCAGATCGCGGTCCAAGGCGGCATCCTTTCAAGGCATGGTCAAACTGGAAAAAGACAAGGGAGAGCCTATACCGTCGGGGCAAGCCGGCAAGGCGCTTTGGACGAAGGCCCCACCCTCGCCTGCCGCATTTCAACCGCGCTCGCGCATTGACGGCGCCCTTCGCAATCTGCGAAAGCCCCTTCTTCGCATAAGCGATATCTCTTATCCGATCAGGAGAGGACACCGCCCCTCATGTCCGCTTTCGACGCAGCCCTCGTTGACGCCGCCCAGCGTTCGGCCTCCTGGCCGTTCGAGGAGGCGCGCAAGCTCGTGGCCCGCATCGAGAAATCCGGCAAGAAATCGGTGATCTTCGAAACCGGCTACGGCCCCTCGGGCCTGCCGCATATCGGCACCTTCGGCGAGGTCGCGCGCACCTCGATGGTGCGCCACGCCTTCCGCGTGCTGACCGGCAACACCATCCCGACGCGCCTCATCGCCTTCTCGGACGACATGGACGGCCTGCGCAAGGTGCCGGACAACGTGCCGAACAAGGAGCTGCTCGCCGCCAATCTCGGCAAGCCGCTGACCGAGGTGCCGGACCCCTTCGGCACGCATGACTCGTTCGGCCGCCACAACAACGCCCGGCTGC
It includes:
- a CDS encoding transporter substrate-binding domain-containing protein encodes the protein MIPPPIQRQMRAMLRALTLAVSILLAATAVAQELPRIAIPNLWDPRIRLDRPEPGPPRVVRFLTDDDYPPFHFAGPDGALTGFSVELARAVCDRLGWTCTIQPRRFDTLPDSLAEGRGDVLAAAMNLTPALRQRFAASHLYFRAPARFATTRGNARPTLDSAALQGRRVAVVANSAHQAFLERLMPFVQRRESSDLGSAIAALRSGEAEYVFADGVALSLSLAGSGGEFAFSGGPYLESRYFGEGVAFLLRKDDPTLKRAIDYALQGLWDDGTYARLYLRFFPVSPY
- a CDS encoding mannitol dehydrogenase family protein, producing the protein MTRLSASSLAGLPASVRRPAYDRARLTPGIVHLGLGAFARAHLAEYTEDALEKRFGAWGIVGASLQRPDQRDRLKPQDGLYTLLKRAPAGPELRIIGSVLDVLVAPESPSALVVRLAAPETRIVSLTVTEKGYCHDPATGRLKADHPDIVHDLANPHAPRSAVGILVAGLKARRDAGLGPFTALCCDNLPSNGHVLRGLVRDFAALLDDGLAAWIEANGAFPATMVDRIVPATTDADIAEVAGLIGVEDAAPVIGEPFRQWAIEDVFAAGRPDWHEVGAQMVSEVAPFEFMKLRMLNGAHSSLAYLGYLAGHETVAEASGDPVLARFLEGLWAEIIPTVPAPQGVVLADYAKALLARFQNPAIRHRTWQIAMDGSQKLPQRLLGTIRERLKAGAPIDHLALGVAAWMRYVTGTDEKGGAIDVRDPLAAELKRRTEAPGRDAKALVEALVGIEAIFGSDLPGDQRFTKPVGAHLAALFDKGAKATAANLG
- a CDS encoding amidohydrolase; this translates as MDRDLLDKLTAWRRHLHANPELSLQEAETSAFVQEKLKELGIPFTADVGGHGVVATLTRGSSERSVGLRADMDALPIQEVNDLPYKSGKTNVMHACGHDGHTVSLLGAAALLKSDESWSGTVQFLFQPAEEGFGGAKAMIQDGVFERFPMERVFGLHNWPGLEAGTVAVHRGPVMAEPGKFKITLSGTAGHAAKPELTHDPITAMGHLIVALQTIVSRNVSPMENAVVTIGQIHGGLASNQIPTSVWIEGTYRVFTVPVRQRVVQRIRDIANNIAATFEMTADVDFSLGGLATVNTPAEEDMAANAGKAAGLEVRRDIPASTTSEDFCYFLQDRPGAYVWIGNGPAVDGGELHNDRYDFNDAILPATSGWLAAVAKQALASNAP